The following coding sequences lie in one Hyphobacterium sp. CCMP332 genomic window:
- a CDS encoding glycosyltransferase family 39 protein, with product MMDQLIAGQRAWWIIAALAAIAALAGVFTVQPLDRDESRYAQATVQMLETGDFVEINFQDAPRHKKPVGIYWMQALTVGLLSDADARQIWAYRLPSVFGAMLAALGCFWVGTRLMSREAAFVAAALLAVSALLAAEGGIAKTDAILAGLTTMAMAALVQLRYGGGRSAALIFWAMLGLGVLVKGPITPMVAGLTVGALVLWERRVDWLKPLLFWPGPLLAAAIVLPWFIAIELSSEAGFIQTAFLDDLAPKLTSGDESHGAWPGYHLLLVPLLTIPFGFYLLPGLHRVWTNLKTPETASAARFLLAWVIPSWIVFELMPTKLPHYVLPLYPALALIAGLGWQALREAPVWSRYGSIAVGLTGGLLFAALMIVGSLNYGGSAMTGYVAAAIFGLLVLGQTIEVYRKRAMTALALAICANLGGHFLLRGVVIPGATDLNLSERAAAATRQMVSAAGETPVAYLSSYTEPSLVFALGTETRLLEFSELADAVSASEGPVISIEDSSRSDADIAALSQLETNVCAVQEVAGYNYSRGRETVLIVRLHNCEEGG from the coding sequence ATGATGGATCAGCTGATTGCCGGACAAAGGGCGTGGTGGATTATCGCAGCGCTGGCTGCGATTGCGGCCCTTGCCGGTGTGTTCACGGTCCAGCCCCTAGACCGCGATGAATCACGTTATGCGCAAGCCACAGTGCAGATGCTGGAAACCGGCGATTTCGTCGAAATCAATTTTCAGGACGCGCCGCGGCATAAAAAACCGGTCGGTATATACTGGATGCAGGCCCTTACGGTGGGCCTGCTGTCTGATGCAGATGCGCGACAGATCTGGGCCTATCGCCTGCCCTCGGTATTCGGGGCCATGCTGGCCGCTCTCGGGTGCTTCTGGGTGGGCACCCGCCTGATGAGCCGCGAAGCGGCGTTTGTGGCGGCCGCCTTGCTGGCCGTTTCAGCGCTGCTGGCCGCCGAAGGCGGCATTGCGAAAACCGATGCCATACTCGCCGGTCTCACCACGATGGCCATGGCCGCACTGGTGCAGCTGCGATATGGCGGCGGCAGATCGGCGGCGCTGATCTTCTGGGCGATGCTCGGGCTCGGCGTGCTGGTCAAGGGGCCCATAACGCCAATGGTGGCAGGATTGACGGTCGGCGCTCTGGTCTTGTGGGAACGACGTGTCGACTGGCTCAAGCCGCTGCTTTTCTGGCCCGGCCCGCTTCTGGCTGCGGCCATCGTCCTGCCCTGGTTCATTGCCATCGAGCTCAGCAGTGAGGCCGGCTTTATCCAGACTGCCTTTCTGGACGATCTGGCCCCCAAGCTCACTTCCGGTGATGAAAGCCACGGCGCCTGGCCGGGCTATCACCTGCTGCTTGTACCGCTGCTGACCATCCCGTTCGGGTTCTATCTTTTGCCGGGCCTTCACCGCGTCTGGACCAATCTCAAGACACCCGAAACAGCTTCTGCGGCACGATTCCTTCTGGCCTGGGTCATTCCGTCATGGATCGTGTTCGAGCTGATGCCGACCAAGCTGCCGCATTATGTACTCCCGCTCTATCCGGCCCTCGCGCTGATCGCGGGGCTCGGCTGGCAAGCGCTGCGTGAAGCCCCGGTCTGGAGCCGTTATGGCTCGATCGCTGTCGGACTGACCGGTGGCCTTCTGTTTGCCGCGCTGATGATCGTCGGCAGCCTCAATTATGGTGGTTCTGCCATGACCGGCTATGTCGCGGCGGCCATATTTGGCCTGCTGGTGCTGGGGCAGACCATCGAGGTCTACCGGAAACGGGCCATGACCGCCCTTGCCCTGGCGATCTGCGCCAACCTTGGCGGACACTTTCTTTTAAGGGGTGTTGTCATTCCCGGCGCAACCGATCTCAACCTGTCCGAACGGGCGGCGGCCGCCACACGCCAGATGGTCTCGGCAGCGGGAGAAACGCCGGTGGCGTATCTGTCGAGCTATACCGAGCCCAGCCTGGTCTTTGCGCTGGGAACCGAGACGCGCCTGCTGGAGTTTTCCGAGCTGGCCGATGCGGTTTCGGCGTCCGAGGGTCCCGTGATATCGATAGAGGACTCGTCACGGTCCGACGCCGACATCGCCGCGCTGAGCCAGCTGGAGACCAATGTCTGCGCAGTTCAGGAAGTGGCGGGCTATAATTATTCACGCGGCCGCGAGACGGTTCTGATCGTCCGGCTGCACAATTGTGAAGAGGGAGGCTGA
- a CDS encoding glycosyltransferase family 2 protein, whose protein sequence is MNATPDISVVIPAHNEAGNVTTLAREIAEALDGRSYEMIFVDDKSTDGTLAELVAAKAEFPALRVLSHRINAGQSRSLRTGIQAARGKIIGIMDGDGQNPPADLPALIDALIRPDAPESLKVVGGRRAKRQDSAWKKLASRLGNGVRKALLKDDADDTGCGLKALYRDAYLQLPYFDHQHRFMYALMKREGYTAEFRDVGHRPRGAGKSKYTNFGRLFASLSDMLGIMWLNSRARNSGGSDEH, encoded by the coding sequence ATGAACGCTACACCTGACATCTCCGTCGTCATTCCCGCGCACAACGAGGCGGGCAATGTGACGACGTTGGCAAGGGAAATTGCTGAGGCGCTGGATGGCCGCAGCTATGAAATGATTTTTGTGGATGACAAATCCACGGACGGAACGCTTGCGGAGTTGGTGGCGGCGAAGGCAGAATTCCCAGCCTTGCGCGTGCTCTCGCACCGGATCAATGCCGGTCAATCACGGTCCTTGCGCACCGGAATTCAGGCTGCAAGAGGCAAGATAATCGGCATTATGGACGGTGATGGCCAGAATCCGCCGGCCGATCTGCCGGCCTTGATAGATGCATTGATCCGCCCGGATGCACCGGAAAGCCTGAAAGTGGTCGGCGGCCGCAGGGCGAAGCGGCAGGATTCGGCCTGGAAAAAACTGGCGTCAAGGCTTGGAAACGGCGTCCGCAAGGCGCTTCTGAAGGATGATGCCGACGATACCGGATGTGGCCTCAAGGCCTTGTATCGCGACGCTTATTTGCAGCTTCCCTATTTCGATCACCAGCACCGCTTCATGTATGCCCTGATGAAGCGGGAAGGCTATACCGCCGAGTTCCGGGATGTGGGACATCGGCCACGGGGCGCAGGAAAATCGAAATATACGAACTTCGGTCGGCTTTTCGCCTCATTGTCTGACATGCTAGGGATAATGTGGCTGAATTCGCGGGCACGAAATTCCGGCGGTTCGGACGAACATTAA
- the phaR gene encoding polyhydroxyalkanoate synthesis repressor PhaR, which produces MSANKNAADPVVIKKYANRRLYDTSSSQYVTLDYVRELVKSGRDFTVVDAKSGEDLTHGVLSQIIFEEEARGENLLPLPFLRQLIQYYGDSLQSVVPSYLEATMDAFSSQQEEMRERFTGTLQSPQAIMEAFQAQSRRNMEMFGQAMQMFAPFVPGTGAAERPAAPETKADESKDLEAMRAELDAMRAKIDKLSGN; this is translated from the coding sequence ATGAGCGCGAATAAAAATGCTGCGGACCCCGTCGTCATCAAGAAATATGCGAACCGGCGTCTCTATGACACCTCCTCCAGCCAGTATGTGACGCTGGATTATGTCCGCGAACTGGTGAAAAGCGGACGCGACTTCACGGTGGTTGATGCCAAGTCGGGCGAGGACCTGACGCATGGTGTGCTGAGCCAGATCATCTTCGAGGAAGAGGCGCGCGGCGAGAACCTTCTGCCCCTGCCCTTCCTGCGCCAGTTGATCCAGTATTACGGCGACAGCCTGCAGTCCGTCGTGCCGAGCTATCTGGAAGCGACGATGGACGCCTTCTCCAGTCAGCAGGAAGAGATGCGGGAGCGCTTCACCGGCACACTGCAATCGCCGCAGGCGATCATGGAGGCCTTCCAGGCCCAGAGCCGCCGCAATATGGAGATGTTCGGCCAGGCCATGCAGATGTTTGCGCCTTTCGTGCCCGGCACCGGCGCAGCGGAAAGACCGGCTGCACCGGAAACCAAAGCGGACGAAAGCAAAGACCTTGAAGCCATGCGCGCTGAGCTGGATGCCATGCGGGCCAAGATCGACAAATTGTCCGGCAACTAG
- the phbB gene encoding acetoacetyl-CoA reductase, translating to MGRRALVTGGTRGIGAAIAIKLRDAGYNVAANYAGNDDAAKAFSNETGIPAYKWDVGDFDACAAGLAAVADAQGGALEVLVNNAGITRDGMFHKMTPEQWNDVIRVDLTSLFNMTRPVIDGMRENGWGRIVNISSINGQKGQMGQVNYSAAKAGVIGFTKALAQENARKGITVNCVAPGYIDTDMVAAVPENVLQGIIAGIPVNRLGKAGEIGAAVTYLCSDDAGFVTGATLSANGGQYVCG from the coding sequence ATGGGACGCAGGGCATTGGTGACAGGCGGTACACGGGGCATTGGCGCAGCAATCGCGATCAAGCTCAGGGATGCGGGCTACAACGTTGCAGCAAATTATGCCGGCAATGACGATGCCGCGAAGGCGTTCTCCAATGAAACCGGCATACCTGCCTACAAGTGGGATGTCGGCGATTTTGATGCCTGTGCTGCGGGTCTTGCTGCAGTGGCTGATGCGCAAGGCGGGGCGCTGGAAGTCCTCGTCAACAATGCCGGCATCACGCGCGACGGCATGTTCCACAAGATGACGCCGGAACAGTGGAATGACGTCATCCGGGTTGATCTCACTTCATTGTTCAACATGACGCGTCCGGTGATCGATGGCATGCGCGAGAATGGCTGGGGCCGGATCGTCAATATCTCCTCGATAAATGGCCAGAAAGGCCAGATGGGACAGGTCAATTATTCCGCCGCAAAGGCTGGCGTGATCGGTTTCACCAAGGCTCTGGCACAGGAAAACGCGCGCAAGGGAATCACCGTCAATTGTGTGGCACCTGGCTATATCGACACCGATATGGTCGCGGCGGTTCCGGAAAACGTCCTGCAGGGCATTATTGCCGGTATTCCCGTAAACCGTCTGGGCAAGGCCGGAGAGATTGGCGCGGCGGTCACCTATCTTTGCAGCGATGATGCAGGATTTGTAACGGGGGCCACCCTTTCTGCAAATGGCGGTCAATACGTCTGCGGTTAA
- a CDS encoding DUF4908 domain-containing protein, with translation MISRRLILLGMLSGLAIRPSAALAGADNPLRNRRERRVEVPDVAEFHRQDGQRGFILDRTGEVWLLKPLDDSEVLALASQRAPGGGTSFVSDWGDEVIRVSSIGAVTYYPEDQPNGVIAEAWEPARELSVANASVDELRERSRRAAIELAEAFGRPVQVEYGAAPREGLGVMVEAMDLTVSGMRRALAEGAVLNGLQRTKILPSDGPDIEIEGDLFMVKVDPLAGHAGRPSSTRIARALMAASFPA, from the coding sequence ATGATATCGCGTAGACTTATCCTGCTGGGCATGCTTTCGGGTTTGGCCATACGACCTTCTGCCGCCTTGGCAGGGGCGGACAATCCGTTGCGGAATCGCCGCGAACGGCGTGTGGAAGTTCCGGATGTCGCCGAGTTTCATCGTCAGGACGGCCAGCGCGGCTTCATTCTGGATCGCACCGGCGAGGTCTGGCTGCTGAAACCTCTCGATGACAGTGAAGTGCTGGCGCTGGCCTCGCAGCGTGCGCCCGGTGGCGGCACAAGCTTTGTTTCCGATTGGGGCGATGAGGTAATTCGCGTCTCGTCGATCGGAGCGGTCACCTACTATCCCGAAGATCAACCCAATGGCGTCATCGCCGAAGCCTGGGAACCGGCCCGCGAGCTGAGCGTTGCCAATGCTAGCGTGGATGAACTGCGTGAGCGTTCGAGGCGAGCCGCAATCGAGCTGGCCGAGGCTTTCGGACGTCCGGTTCAGGTCGAATATGGTGCGGCCCCGCGCGAAGGTCTGGGCGTGATGGTCGAAGCGATGGATCTGACGGTCTCCGGCATGCGCCGGGCGTTGGCCGAAGGTGCCGTGTTGAACGGGCTGCAACGGACGAAAATCCTGCCGTCCGACGGGCCGGATATCGAGATCGAGGGGGATCTTTTCATGGTCAAGGTCGATCCGCTGGCCGGTCATGCGGGGCGACCCTCGTCAACGCGGATTGCCCGCGCCCTGATGGCGGCATCATTCCCCGCCTGA
- a CDS encoding cupin domain-containing protein gives MTAADIIRELKLSPHPEGGWFREIFRDDAGKGGRAHSTAIYYLLEAGQVSHWHRVDAVEVWHWYAGAPLRLDISEDGQSVRSHTLSERLAAGDRPVVVVPRHAWQSAQSLGDWTLAGCTVAPGFEFSGFELAPEGWTPSGGE, from the coding sequence TTGACAGCCGCCGACATCATCCGCGAATTGAAGCTGTCCCCTCACCCCGAAGGAGGCTGGTTCCGGGAAATCTTCCGGGATGACGCGGGCAAGGGTGGACGCGCTCACTCGACCGCCATCTATTATCTGCTGGAGGCCGGCCAGGTGTCACACTGGCATCGTGTTGATGCGGTGGAAGTCTGGCACTGGTATGCGGGCGCGCCGCTGCGCCTCGATATTTCCGAAGACGGGCAATCGGTCCGCTCTCACACGCTCTCGGAAAGGCTGGCCGCGGGCGATCGGCCGGTGGTTGTGGTGCCCCGGCACGCCTGGCAGAGTGCGCAGAGCCTTGGCGACTGGACGCTGGCCGGATGCACGGTCGCCCCTGGCTTTGAATTTTCAGGATTTGAACTGGCACCCGAAGGCTGGACACCGTCAGGCGGGGAATGA
- the gloB gene encoding hydroxyacylglutathione hydrolase, giving the protein MSKLEIRQFPCLSDNYGYLVHDPASGETVAIDTPDADAYLAAAAEAGWTITQIWNTHHHFDHAGGNAALKAATGARITAPAYDKHRISPADVFVEDGDTVQLGDMSADVVFTPGHTTGHIVYHFASGHVAFVGDTLFALGCGRLFEGSPSDMWASLSRLRQWPDDTVIYCAHEYTQSNAAFALSVDPANGALKAYADEVAALRARGLPTVPTRLSREKAANPFLRADDPALAAAIGMAGQDAVAVFAEVRARKDAF; this is encoded by the coding sequence ATGTCGAAACTTGAAATCCGCCAGTTTCCCTGCCTCTCGGATAATTATGGGTATCTGGTTCATGATCCCGCAAGTGGGGAGACTGTGGCCATCGATACGCCCGATGCGGACGCCTATCTCGCCGCGGCGGCCGAGGCGGGCTGGACGATCACGCAGATCTGGAACACGCATCACCATTTCGATCATGCCGGCGGCAATGCTGCGCTGAAAGCGGCGACAGGTGCCCGGATCACCGCGCCCGCCTATGACAAGCACCGGATCAGCCCGGCGGATGTCTTTGTTGAAGATGGCGACACTGTGCAACTCGGCGATATGTCAGCGGATGTCGTGTTCACGCCCGGCCATACGACTGGCCATATTGTCTACCATTTTGCCTCCGGGCACGTGGCGTTTGTCGGCGATACGCTGTTTGCGCTGGGCTGCGGGCGTCTGTTTGAAGGCAGTCCTTCAGACATGTGGGCGAGCCTCTCCCGCCTGCGGCAGTGGCCGGACGACACGGTCATCTATTGTGCCCATGAATACACCCAGTCCAATGCGGCCTTTGCGCTGAGCGTCGACCCGGCCAATGGTGCGCTGAAAGCCTATGCCGACGAAGTTGCGGCGCTCCGCGCCAGGGGGCTGCCGACCGTGCCGACCCGTCTTTCAAGGGAAAAGGCCGCCAATCCGTTCCTGCGTGCCGATGATCCGGCGCTGGCCGCCGCGATCGGTATGGCCGGTCAGGATGCGGTTGCCGTGTTTGCCGAAGTGCGGGCGCGAAAGGATGCCTTTTGA
- a CDS encoding class I SAM-dependent methyltransferase, with protein sequence MRTDALQIDRFYQTDQGMAARAMIVRRLVALWPGLKTLDVLAMGYGPPLLESLEPETRRALAFMPAEQGAIRWPGAVASRTVLGEEAHLPFPDAMFDRIVLIHALEESQSPPHMLREIWRILAPQGRLALIVPNRAGLWARMESTPFGHGRPFSKGQLSRLLTDAALTPTAWARALYAPPWRWSCKDGRALGWEQAGEKIAPHLGGLILAEAVKNTGALTPRPARPVRVRLPGLEGRPATALSPRRHHAKEN encoded by the coding sequence ATGCGAACAGATGCTTTGCAAATCGACCGATTTTACCAGACCGATCAGGGCATGGCCGCCCGTGCCATGATTGTCCGGCGGCTGGTGGCGCTCTGGCCGGGTCTGAAAACGCTGGATGTGCTCGCCATGGGCTATGGCCCGCCCTTGCTGGAATCACTGGAGCCGGAAACCCGCCGCGCACTCGCTTTCATGCCGGCAGAGCAGGGCGCAATTCGCTGGCCCGGCGCAGTCGCCTCGCGGACCGTGCTCGGAGAGGAAGCGCATTTGCCGTTCCCGGATGCGATGTTCGACCGGATTGTTCTCATCCATGCGCTGGAAGAATCGCAGTCCCCGCCGCACATGTTGCGGGAAATCTGGCGCATCCTGGCACCACAAGGCCGCCTGGCGCTGATCGTTCCGAACCGGGCGGGATTGTGGGCCCGAATGGAATCAACGCCCTTTGGTCATGGTCGGCCGTTTTCAAAAGGTCAGCTCTCGCGCCTCCTGACCGATGCAGCCCTCACGCCAACCGCGTGGGCACGCGCGCTCTATGCCCCGCCATGGAGATGGTCCTGCAAGGATGGCCGGGCACTCGGCTGGGAACAGGCAGGTGAAAAAATAGCGCCGCATCTTGGCGGTCTGATATTGGCCGAAGCGGTTAAAAACACGGGCGCATTGACGCCGCGTCCGGCCCGGCCTGTACGCGTGCGGCTACCCGGCCTTGAAGGCAGGCCCGCCACCGCGCTATCTCCCCGCAGACATCACGCCAAGGAAAACTGA
- the hisC gene encoding histidinol-phosphate transaminase: MSLEPRPGILDIKPYKPGAADAPGISNPVKLSSNENPMGCSPLARSAFESSSRNLNLYPDGGAVRLRAAIGEANGLDPDRIVCGTGSDELLQLLGRAYLEPGDKVVQSQYGFLVYRLVAMQSGAEFVSADETDYTANVDAILKAAGENARIVFLANPNNPTGTYISHSEVRRLREGLPASTMLVVDEAYAEYVDEPDYETAFDLANEYDNVVVTRTFSKIHGLAALRLGWAYADKSIIDVLNRVRGPFNVNLPAIEAGIAAIRDTDFQKRSAEHNRQGLAFMRQQLGGMGLDVTPGVGNFVLVHFPETKGKTAMDADAFLTARGLIVRPVAAYGMPNALRITIGLDRDNRKVVDALSEFVAA; encoded by the coding sequence ATGAGCCTGGAACCGCGCCCCGGAATTCTCGACATCAAACCCTACAAGCCCGGCGCCGCCGATGCGCCCGGCATTTCGAATCCGGTGAAATTGTCGTCGAACGAGAATCCGATGGGATGTTCGCCGCTGGCCCGGTCCGCCTTTGAATCATCATCCAGAAACCTGAACCTTTATCCGGATGGCGGCGCTGTGCGTTTGCGCGCCGCGATTGGCGAGGCCAATGGTCTCGACCCGGATCGCATTGTTTGTGGCACCGGCTCTGACGAGCTGCTCCAATTACTGGGCCGCGCCTATCTGGAGCCCGGCGACAAGGTCGTTCAATCTCAATACGGCTTTCTGGTTTACCGGCTGGTGGCGATGCAGTCCGGGGCCGAATTCGTCAGCGCGGACGAAACCGATTATACCGCCAATGTCGATGCCATCCTGAAAGCGGCCGGCGAGAATGCCCGTATCGTTTTTCTGGCCAATCCGAACAATCCGACCGGCACCTATATTTCCCATTCTGAAGTCCGCCGCCTGCGTGAGGGCTTGCCAGCCAGCACCATGCTGGTCGTCGACGAGGCTTATGCGGAATATGTAGATGAGCCGGATTACGAGACAGCATTTGATCTCGCCAATGAATACGACAATGTGGTCGTGACCCGGACGTTTTCGAAAATCCACGGGCTGGCCGCCTTGCGCCTGGGCTGGGCCTATGCCGACAAATCCATCATCGACGTTCTGAACCGCGTGCGCGGACCGTTCAATGTCAATCTTCCGGCGATTGAGGCCGGCATTGCGGCGATCAGGGATACGGATTTCCAGAAGCGCTCAGCCGAACACAACCGGCAGGGTCTGGCCTTCATGCGCCAACAACTCGGCGGAATGGGACTCGATGTCACGCCAGGTGTCGGCAATTTCGTTCTGGTGCATTTCCCTGAAACGAAAGGCAAGACGGCGATGGATGCCGATGCCTTCCTGACCGCGCGGGGTCTCATCGTCCGTCCGGTCGCCGCCTATGGCATGCCGAATGCCTTGCGGATTACGATCGGTCTGGACAGGGACAATCGCAAAGTCGTGGATGCGCTGTCCGAATTTGTCGCCGCCTAA
- a CDS encoding DUF2125 domain-containing protein: MPKRFAIPILAILTVLGLYSAYWVYARGQIVQYVEDWRAAQIEAGFTIEHSAVRVGGFPYRFAVSAEDVVMRAPDIDGGWVLELNSFEADAMPYDFSHWIITMGDTLRFQQDGQGLALMSEGARFSVSGTDGVTQRIVANISNLTIEGLGHSQAVISSIGTVRLGAATGEDGNMAIRVQLDEVALVGEEIDPVLIDSFGEQISLLRAHFVISQWAALASSADLAAWSRAEGVYSLREFHIAWGRLNMAAEGDMGLDEALRPTGRISLNLVDPEAVVDAMIESGAISEENSGALRLVAQTAPRGDNGTAIPLSFRNGGVYFGPVRLGQVGSIAD; this comes from the coding sequence ATGCCCAAGCGTTTTGCGATACCGATTCTCGCCATCCTGACCGTGTTGGGCCTGTATTCCGCCTATTGGGTCTATGCTCGTGGACAGATCGTTCAATATGTCGAGGACTGGAGAGCCGCCCAGATCGAGGCCGGTTTCACGATCGAGCATAGCGCCGTCCGGGTCGGTGGCTTCCCTTACCGCTTTGCCGTCTCGGCTGAAGATGTCGTCATGCGCGCGCCCGATATAGATGGCGGATGGGTGCTGGAGCTGAACTCGTTTGAAGCCGACGCCATGCCGTATGACTTCTCGCACTGGATTATCACTATGGGCGACACCTTGCGCTTCCAGCAAGACGGTCAGGGCCTCGCTCTGATGAGTGAGGGGGCCCGCTTCAGCGTCTCGGGAACGGATGGTGTCACCCAGCGTATCGTCGCGAACATCTCCAATCTGACAATTGAAGGTCTGGGCCATTCGCAAGCCGTCATATCGTCGATCGGCACCGTGCGTCTGGGCGCGGCGACCGGTGAGGACGGCAATATGGCCATCCGTGTGCAGCTGGACGAGGTCGCGCTGGTCGGCGAGGAGATTGACCCGGTCCTGATCGACAGTTTTGGCGAGCAGATTTCTCTCCTGCGGGCCCATTTCGTGATTTCACAATGGGCGGCCCTCGCCAGCAGCGCGGATCTGGCCGCATGGTCGCGTGCCGAAGGCGTCTACTCGCTACGTGAATTCCATATTGCATGGGGCCGCCTGAACATGGCTGCGGAAGGCGATATGGGGCTGGACGAGGCCCTGCGCCCGACCGGGCGGATCAGCCTCAATCTCGTGGACCCCGAGGCTGTCGTCGACGCCATGATCGAATCCGGCGCCATTTCGGAAGAGAATTCGGGGGCATTGCGCCTTGTCGCGCAGACCGCGCCGCGCGGAGATAATGGCACCGCCATTCCGCTATCGTTCCGGAATGGCGGTGTTTATTTCGGTCCGGTCCGGCTCGGCCAGGTCGGCTCGATCGCCGATTAG
- a CDS encoding 1-acyl-sn-glycerol-3-phosphate acyltransferase: protein MKPAGPLTILRSLLFVLWMYGSMMIVGFAVIWLLLMPRSWTRAVYRFWLWLIFGGLKIICGQSYEVRGREHLPDGGALIASRHESMMETQAFWQILDDPAIILKKELAWLPVFGWFAVKLENIVVDRGAAAKALRKMLRDARQRAEAGRQILIFPEGTRMKPGQFEPMKPGVAGLYGAMNVPCVPVALDSGDYWAGKGIIRRPGKAVIQFLEPIAPGLSRDDFMKLLQSRIETGTRALRANRT from the coding sequence ATGAAGCCGGCCGGCCCTCTGACAATACTGCGTTCCCTGCTGTTTGTGCTCTGGATGTATGGCTCGATGATGATTGTCGGCTTTGCCGTGATCTGGCTGCTTCTGATGCCGCGCAGCTGGACCCGCGCGGTCTATCGTTTCTGGCTGTGGCTGATTTTCGGCGGGCTGAAGATCATTTGCGGCCAGAGCTATGAAGTGCGGGGCCGTGAACACCTGCCTGATGGCGGTGCCCTGATCGCTTCGCGCCACGAAAGCATGATGGAGACTCAGGCCTTCTGGCAGATCCTCGATGATCCGGCCATCATCCTGAAAAAGGAACTGGCCTGGCTGCCGGTTTTTGGCTGGTTCGCCGTGAAGCTGGAAAATATCGTCGTGGATCGCGGCGCAGCGGCCAAGGCGCTGCGGAAAATGTTGCGCGATGCCCGCCAACGCGCCGAGGCAGGCCGCCAGATCCTGATCTTTCCGGAAGGCACCCGAATGAAGCCGGGGCAGTTCGAGCCCATGAAACCGGGAGTCGCCGGGCTTTATGGGGCGATGAATGTGCCGTGCGTTCCGGTGGCGCTGGACAGCGGGGATTACTGGGCGGGCAAGGGTATCATTCGCCGGCCGGGAAAGGCCGTTATCCAGTTTCTCGAACCCATTGCACCGGGCTTGTCACGAGATGACTTCATGAAGCTGCTTCAATCGCGTATTGAAACAGGAACGCGCGCCCTGCGCGCCAACCGGACCTGA
- a CDS encoding YdcF family protein: MSRSRQTYPGNGQFLRALAFLIVFVLLAGFAGYAGHVSALSPPEEIEADAIIVLTGGEGRLQTAVELLEAEAGHRMLVSGVNPIVSEEAVRATANIDPDLFACCIDLGREAADTVGNAREAASWAEANGFRRIIVVTSDYHMPRAILELRALMPDHDLIAWPVHSARPWEDGTAARRWALEYLKFSAVFFREMARGAFSGDDT; this comes from the coding sequence ATGAGCCGGTCGCGGCAAACCTACCCGGGAAATGGCCAGTTCCTTCGCGCATTGGCCTTCCTGATTGTCTTCGTGCTTCTGGCCGGGTTCGCTGGATATGCAGGGCATGTCTCGGCGTTGAGCCCGCCGGAAGAGATCGAGGCCGATGCCATCATTGTTCTGACCGGCGGCGAAGGCCGTTTGCAAACAGCTGTCGAATTGCTCGAAGCGGAGGCCGGTCACCGCATGCTGGTTTCCGGCGTCAATCCCATCGTCAGCGAAGAAGCGGTTCGCGCGACAGCCAATATCGATCCGGATCTGTTTGCCTGTTGCATTGATCTCGGGCGTGAAGCCGCCGATACGGTTGGCAATGCCCGCGAAGCGGCCAGCTGGGCTGAGGCCAACGGATTCCGGCGCATTATCGTGGTCACCTCTGATTACCACATGCCGCGCGCCATACTCGAGCTGAGAGCGTTGATGCCCGATCATGATCTGATCGCGTGGCCGGTTCATTCTGCCCGGCCCTGGGAAGACGGCACGGCCGCGCGGCGCTGGGCACTGGAATATCTGAAGTTCAGCGCGGTATTCTTCCGCGAAATGGCACGCGGTGCCTTCAGCGGAGACGATACATGA